A single genomic interval of Primulina huaijiensis isolate GDHJ02 chromosome 7, ASM1229523v2, whole genome shotgun sequence harbors:
- the LOC140981774 gene encoding protein root UVB sensitive 2, chloroplastic-like isoform X1, which yields MIFSEIFKMLKKDSMESTRPIPVYWIEMSDSVSRRFEFEADGRFSMKIVDDARPASRRVVESFLNKFFPSGYPYSVNEGFLRYTQFRALQHFTSATLSVLSTQSLLFAAGLRPTPAQATAVGWILKDGMQHVGKLICSNLGARMDSEPKSWRILADVLYDLGAGLEVLSPLCPQLFLEMAGLGNFAKGMAVVAARATRLPIYSSFAKEGNLSDLFAKGEAISTLCNVFGIGVGIQLASTICSSMKGKLIVGPFLSLIHVYCVSEEMRATPVNTLNPQRTAMIVADFLKTGRVSSPADLRYREDLLFPGRLIEEAGNVKIGRAIHEVLKPSELHHVKERFPDERFILSLGPKWTDLILEHSATGEDALRGWLVAAYAADIENSSNMQSENVLAEAFDRMDGVFPSFLSEVRAKGWHTDRFLDGARCRFTLM from the exons ATGATTTTTTCG gaaatttttaaaatgttaaagaaGGATTCAATGGAGTCCACGCGGCCAATACCCGTGTACTGGATTGAAATGTCGGATTCTGTGTCCCGCCGCTTTGAGTTTGAAGCCGATGGACGATTTTCG ATGAAGATAGTTGATGATGCAAGACCAGCTTCCCGTAGAGTGGTTGAATCATTCCTGAACAAGTTTTTTCCTTCAGGATATCCTTATAG TGTGAACGAAGGATTTCTTAGATACACACAATTTCGAGCCTTGCAACACTTCACCAGCGCGACATTATCTGTATTATCAACTCAG TCACTGTTATTTGCTGCAGGCTTGAGACCTACACCAGCACAAGCTACTGCTGTTGGTTGG ATATTAAAAGATGGAATGCAGCATGTTGGGAAGCTCATATGCAGCAATTTGGGTGCAAGAATGGACTCGGAGCCAAAAAGCTGGAGAATTTTGG CTGATGTTCTGTATGATTTGGGTGCTGGTCTGGAAGTTCTTTCCCCTTTATGCCCTCAGTTATTTCTTGAAATGGCTGGACTAGGTAATTTCGCCAAG GGAATGGCCGTTGTTGCTGCAAGAGCAACTAGACTGCCCATTTATTCTTCGTTTGCAAAAGAGGGAAATCTCAGCGATCTTTTTGCTAAAGGTGAAGCCATTTCCACTTTGTGCAATGTTTTTGGAATAGGGGTGGGAATTCAGTTAGCATCCACAATTTGCTCATCTATGAAGGGAAAG TTGATAGTCGGACCATTCCTGTCTTTGATACATGTATATTGTGTCAGCGAAGAGATGCGAGCAACTCCAGTCAACACGCTCAATCCGCAGAGAACCGCTATGATTGTTGCCGACTTTTTAAAG ACTGGTAGAGTTTCTAGTCCGGCTGATTTGAGGTATCGAGAAGATCTCTTATTCCCTGGACGACTAATAGAGGAAGCTGGCAATGTTAAGATAGGAAGAGCTATACACGAGGTTCTCAAGCCTTCCGAGCTACACCATGTCAAAGAAAGATTCCCCGACGAAAGATTTATACTTAGCTTAGGACCGAAATGGACAGACTTGATATTGGAGCACAGCGCCACTGGTGAAGACGCATTGAGAGGATGGTTAGTCGCTGCATACGCGGCAGATATTGAAAATTCGTCGAATATGCAGAGTGAGAATGTGTTGGCAGAGGCTTTCGATAGGATGGATGGCGTGTTTCCATCGTTTCTATCAGAAGTTCGGGCTAAGGGGTGGCACACGGATCGGTTTCTTGATGGGGCTAGATGTCGTTTTACATTAATGTAG
- the LOC140981774 gene encoding protein root UVB sensitive 2, chloroplastic-like isoform X3, with amino-acid sequence MIFSEIFKMLKKDSMESTRPIPVYWIEMSDSVSRRFEFEADGRFSSLLFAAGLRPTPAQATAVGWILKDGMQHVGKLICSNLGARMDSEPKSWRILADVLYDLGAGLEVLSPLCPQLFLEMAGLGNFAKGMAVVAARATRLPIYSSFAKEGNLSDLFAKGEAISTLCNVFGIGVGIQLASTICSSMKGKLIVGPFLSLIHVYCVSEEMRATPVNTLNPQRTAMIVADFLKTGRVSSPADLRYREDLLFPGRLIEEAGNVKIGRAIHEVLKPSELHHVKERFPDERFILSLGPKWTDLILEHSATGEDALRGWLVAAYAADIENSSNMQSENVLAEAFDRMDGVFPSFLSEVRAKGWHTDRFLDGARCRFTLM; translated from the exons ATGATTTTTTCG gaaatttttaaaatgttaaagaaGGATTCAATGGAGTCCACGCGGCCAATACCCGTGTACTGGATTGAAATGTCGGATTCTGTGTCCCGCCGCTTTGAGTTTGAAGCCGATGGACGATTTTCG TCACTGTTATTTGCTGCAGGCTTGAGACCTACACCAGCACAAGCTACTGCTGTTGGTTGG ATATTAAAAGATGGAATGCAGCATGTTGGGAAGCTCATATGCAGCAATTTGGGTGCAAGAATGGACTCGGAGCCAAAAAGCTGGAGAATTTTGG CTGATGTTCTGTATGATTTGGGTGCTGGTCTGGAAGTTCTTTCCCCTTTATGCCCTCAGTTATTTCTTGAAATGGCTGGACTAGGTAATTTCGCCAAG GGAATGGCCGTTGTTGCTGCAAGAGCAACTAGACTGCCCATTTATTCTTCGTTTGCAAAAGAGGGAAATCTCAGCGATCTTTTTGCTAAAGGTGAAGCCATTTCCACTTTGTGCAATGTTTTTGGAATAGGGGTGGGAATTCAGTTAGCATCCACAATTTGCTCATCTATGAAGGGAAAG TTGATAGTCGGACCATTCCTGTCTTTGATACATGTATATTGTGTCAGCGAAGAGATGCGAGCAACTCCAGTCAACACGCTCAATCCGCAGAGAACCGCTATGATTGTTGCCGACTTTTTAAAG ACTGGTAGAGTTTCTAGTCCGGCTGATTTGAGGTATCGAGAAGATCTCTTATTCCCTGGACGACTAATAGAGGAAGCTGGCAATGTTAAGATAGGAAGAGCTATACACGAGGTTCTCAAGCCTTCCGAGCTACACCATGTCAAAGAAAGATTCCCCGACGAAAGATTTATACTTAGCTTAGGACCGAAATGGACAGACTTGATATTGGAGCACAGCGCCACTGGTGAAGACGCATTGAGAGGATGGTTAGTCGCTGCATACGCGGCAGATATTGAAAATTCGTCGAATATGCAGAGTGAGAATGTGTTGGCAGAGGCTTTCGATAGGATGGATGGCGTGTTTCCATCGTTTCTATCAGAAGTTCGGGCTAAGGGGTGGCACACGGATCGGTTTCTTGATGGGGCTAGATGTCGTTTTACATTAATGTAG
- the LOC140981774 gene encoding protein root UVB sensitive 2, chloroplastic-like isoform X2 yields the protein MLKKDSMESTRPIPVYWIEMSDSVSRRFEFEADGRFSMKIVDDARPASRRVVESFLNKFFPSGYPYSVNEGFLRYTQFRALQHFTSATLSVLSTQSLLFAAGLRPTPAQATAVGWILKDGMQHVGKLICSNLGARMDSEPKSWRILADVLYDLGAGLEVLSPLCPQLFLEMAGLGNFAKGMAVVAARATRLPIYSSFAKEGNLSDLFAKGEAISTLCNVFGIGVGIQLASTICSSMKGKLIVGPFLSLIHVYCVSEEMRATPVNTLNPQRTAMIVADFLKTGRVSSPADLRYREDLLFPGRLIEEAGNVKIGRAIHEVLKPSELHHVKERFPDERFILSLGPKWTDLILEHSATGEDALRGWLVAAYAADIENSSNMQSENVLAEAFDRMDGVFPSFLSEVRAKGWHTDRFLDGARCRFTLM from the exons atgttaaagaaGGATTCAATGGAGTCCACGCGGCCAATACCCGTGTACTGGATTGAAATGTCGGATTCTGTGTCCCGCCGCTTTGAGTTTGAAGCCGATGGACGATTTTCG ATGAAGATAGTTGATGATGCAAGACCAGCTTCCCGTAGAGTGGTTGAATCATTCCTGAACAAGTTTTTTCCTTCAGGATATCCTTATAG TGTGAACGAAGGATTTCTTAGATACACACAATTTCGAGCCTTGCAACACTTCACCAGCGCGACATTATCTGTATTATCAACTCAG TCACTGTTATTTGCTGCAGGCTTGAGACCTACACCAGCACAAGCTACTGCTGTTGGTTGG ATATTAAAAGATGGAATGCAGCATGTTGGGAAGCTCATATGCAGCAATTTGGGTGCAAGAATGGACTCGGAGCCAAAAAGCTGGAGAATTTTGG CTGATGTTCTGTATGATTTGGGTGCTGGTCTGGAAGTTCTTTCCCCTTTATGCCCTCAGTTATTTCTTGAAATGGCTGGACTAGGTAATTTCGCCAAG GGAATGGCCGTTGTTGCTGCAAGAGCAACTAGACTGCCCATTTATTCTTCGTTTGCAAAAGAGGGAAATCTCAGCGATCTTTTTGCTAAAGGTGAAGCCATTTCCACTTTGTGCAATGTTTTTGGAATAGGGGTGGGAATTCAGTTAGCATCCACAATTTGCTCATCTATGAAGGGAAAG TTGATAGTCGGACCATTCCTGTCTTTGATACATGTATATTGTGTCAGCGAAGAGATGCGAGCAACTCCAGTCAACACGCTCAATCCGCAGAGAACCGCTATGATTGTTGCCGACTTTTTAAAG ACTGGTAGAGTTTCTAGTCCGGCTGATTTGAGGTATCGAGAAGATCTCTTATTCCCTGGACGACTAATAGAGGAAGCTGGCAATGTTAAGATAGGAAGAGCTATACACGAGGTTCTCAAGCCTTCCGAGCTACACCATGTCAAAGAAAGATTCCCCGACGAAAGATTTATACTTAGCTTAGGACCGAAATGGACAGACTTGATATTGGAGCACAGCGCCACTGGTGAAGACGCATTGAGAGGATGGTTAGTCGCTGCATACGCGGCAGATATTGAAAATTCGTCGAATATGCAGAGTGAGAATGTGTTGGCAGAGGCTTTCGATAGGATGGATGGCGTGTTTCCATCGTTTCTATCAGAAGTTCGGGCTAAGGGGTGGCACACGGATCGGTTTCTTGATGGGGCTAGATGTCGTTTTACATTAATGTAG